The following proteins come from a genomic window of Polyangiaceae bacterium:
- a CDS encoding S9 family peptidase — MRRYLLLVTLAACGGPLIDNSPMPAPARAPLADMAERPPEPPAPSTGNVVLEGTPEIPPRLGERLSQYVNARAASFQWLSDDGKRALITTRFADTEQLHWVSMPMGERKQLTFRDEPVSTASIAPGGDAVVYMSDSGGNERYQIFRLELGTGETTLLSDGKNRHGEYLWSHSGKLIAYTSNARNGKDMDLFLGDGKSPGRSLLEREGHWYPIDWSKNDDKLLVGQYVSINESRLYLVDVKTKAVTQVTPAEPVASYRAAVLAPDGQRVWLATDRDTDHVELYAAQLGKPDLEPLSRSIPWNVEELALSPDGKTLAFVTNEDGYGVLRLLDTATGRQSAAPGIPKGIVKGLRFAKAAPVLGFTLVGATTSGDAYGYDLRDKKLTRWTESEVGGLDPRRFVEPELVHYPTFDGRTIPAFYYRSPKKGPRPVVVWIHGGPESQARPSFSPLLQYLVLESGFSVLVPNVRGSDGYGKAYLLLDNGAKREDSVKDIGALLDWVKTQPELDAKRTAVLGGSYGGYMVLASLVHFGKRLRAGVDIVGISNFVTFLENTQAYRRDLRRAEYGDERKADMRKLLTRISPTENADKIESALFVAHGANDPRVPVGETEQIARAVRKNGHDVWYMLAKNEGHGFRKQENRDLFYRLTVLFLEKHLQ, encoded by the coding sequence ATGCGACGCTACCTGCTGCTCGTGACCCTCGCGGCTTGCGGGGGCCCGCTGATCGACAACTCTCCAATGCCCGCGCCGGCGCGGGCGCCCCTCGCCGACATGGCGGAGCGTCCGCCGGAGCCTCCCGCGCCGTCGACCGGCAACGTGGTGCTGGAGGGCACGCCGGAGATCCCGCCACGGCTCGGCGAGCGATTGTCGCAGTACGTGAACGCACGCGCGGCGTCCTTCCAATGGCTTTCGGACGACGGCAAGCGAGCCCTCATCACCACTCGTTTCGCCGACACGGAGCAGCTGCATTGGGTCTCCATGCCGATGGGAGAGCGCAAGCAGCTCACTTTTCGGGACGAGCCCGTGAGCACCGCGTCCATTGCGCCGGGGGGCGACGCGGTGGTGTACATGAGCGACAGCGGCGGCAACGAGCGCTATCAGATCTTCCGCCTGGAGCTCGGGACCGGCGAGACCACGCTGCTGTCCGACGGAAAGAATCGCCACGGCGAGTATCTCTGGTCGCACTCGGGCAAGCTCATCGCGTACACCAGCAACGCGCGCAACGGGAAGGACATGGATCTCTTTCTGGGGGACGGAAAGAGCCCCGGCCGGTCGCTGCTCGAGCGCGAGGGACACTGGTATCCGATCGACTGGTCCAAGAACGACGACAAGCTGTTGGTCGGGCAGTACGTGTCGATCAACGAATCGCGGCTGTATCTCGTGGACGTGAAGACGAAGGCCGTAACGCAGGTCACGCCGGCGGAGCCCGTGGCCAGCTACCGCGCCGCCGTGCTGGCGCCGGACGGCCAGCGCGTGTGGCTCGCCACCGATCGCGACACGGATCACGTGGAGCTGTACGCGGCGCAGCTGGGCAAACCGGATCTCGAGCCGCTCTCCCGTTCGATCCCTTGGAACGTGGAGGAGCTGGCGCTGTCACCGGACGGCAAGACCCTGGCCTTCGTGACCAACGAGGACGGCTATGGTGTGCTCCGCCTGCTGGACACCGCCACGGGTCGACAGAGCGCAGCTCCGGGGATCCCCAAGGGCATCGTGAAGGGGCTTCGCTTCGCCAAGGCGGCGCCGGTGCTCGGCTTCACCCTGGTGGGGGCGACGACCAGCGGAGACGCCTACGGGTACGACCTGCGCGACAAGAAGCTCACTCGCTGGACGGAGAGCGAGGTCGGCGGTCTCGACCCGCGTCGCTTCGTGGAGCCGGAGCTCGTGCACTATCCGACCTTCGACGGCCGCACGATCCCGGCGTTCTACTATCGCTCACCAAAGAAGGGCCCGCGCCCCGTGGTGGTCTGGATCCACGGGGGGCCGGAGTCCCAAGCGCGGCCGAGCTTCTCGCCCTTGCTCCAGTACCTGGTGCTGGAGAGCGGCTTTTCCGTGCTGGTGCCGAACGTGCGGGGCTCTGATGGTTACGGCAAGGCGTATCTGTTGCTCGACAACGGCGCCAAGCGCGAAGACTCGGTGAAGGACATCGGCGCGCTGCTGGACTGGGTGAAGACGCAGCCGGAGCTCGACGCGAAGCGGACAGCGGTGCTGGGCGGCTCCTACGGTGGCTACATGGTGCTCGCGTCCCTGGTGCACTTCGGCAAGCGCCTGCGCGCGGGCGTCGACATCGTGGGGATCAGTAACTTCGTCACGTTCCTGGAGAACACGCAAGCCTATCGTCGAGACTTGCGCCGGGCGGAATACGGCGACGAGCGTAAGGCCGACATGCGAAAGCTGCTCACGCGAATTTCTCCTACCGAGAACGCCGACAAGATCGAGAGCGCGCTGTTCGTGGCGCACGGGGCCAACGACCCTCGAGTTCCGGTGGGGGAGACCGAGCAGATCGCCCGCGCCGTGCGCAAGAACGGCCACGATGTTTGGTACATGCTGGCGAAGAACGAGGGGCACGGCTTCCGCAAGCAGGAAAATCGCGACCTCTTCTACCGCCTCACCGTGCTGTTCCTCGAGAAACACCTACAGTGA
- a CDS encoding DMT family transporter, whose translation MALFVAFASALSWAGFDVYRKLCVRHIDTSALVVLLSLAEVPLFGLWVALDPGARLTPEYALPASSAAVLSIVANLLYLESVRLSPLSRTIPLLSLTPAASALAAWPLLSEVPSHTQTGGIVIVVVGALLLNAGPDELRRPWRLLGAFAADRGGVYMACVALLWSLLPAVDKLSMTHASASVHGLVINAAVASGMFVIMLLRGRAGRVREVARAPRVFAGAVLFATLALGTQLLALGWVLVSLFEAVKRATGMTASLITGRLVFHEQVRIPQVAAVLLMATGVVLVVSG comes from the coding sequence ATGGCTCTGTTCGTTGCCTTCGCCTCGGCCCTGAGCTGGGCGGGGTTCGACGTCTATCGCAAGCTGTGCGTCCGTCACATCGACACCAGCGCGCTGGTCGTGCTGCTGTCGCTGGCCGAGGTTCCGCTGTTCGGGCTGTGGGTGGCGCTCGACCCCGGCGCGCGCCTGACACCGGAGTACGCGCTGCCCGCGTCGTCAGCTGCGGTGCTCAGCATCGTGGCGAACCTGCTCTACCTCGAGAGCGTGCGCCTCTCGCCCTTGAGCCGCACCATCCCGCTCCTTTCCCTCACCCCGGCGGCGAGCGCCCTGGCCGCCTGGCCGCTGCTGTCGGAGGTTCCCAGCCACACCCAGACCGGCGGCATCGTCATCGTGGTGGTCGGCGCGCTGCTCTTGAACGCCGGCCCGGACGAGCTGCGGCGACCGTGGCGGCTGCTTGGCGCCTTCGCCGCCGATCGGGGGGGCGTGTACATGGCCTGCGTGGCGCTGCTTTGGTCGCTGCTGCCGGCGGTGGACAAGCTGAGCATGACGCACGCTTCCGCCAGCGTGCACGGCCTCGTCATCAACGCCGCGGTTGCCAGCGGGATGTTCGTCATCATGCTGCTCCGAGGTCGCGCGGGTCGCGTCCGCGAAGTGGCGCGGGCTCCGCGGGTCTTCGCGGGGGCCGTGCTGTTCGCGACCTTGGCCCTCGGAACCCAGTTGCTGGCTCTCGGCTGGGTGCTCGTGAGCTTGTTCGAAGCCGTCAAGCGCGCCACCGGCATGACGGCGTCTCTCATCACGGGGCGCCTCGTGTTTCACGAGCAGGTCCGCATCCCCCAGGTCGCCGCCGTGCTGCTGATGGCCACGGGCGTGGTGCTCGTGGTTTCAGGATGA
- a CDS encoding serine/threonine protein kinase, with amino-acid sequence MVRSPGDVIGNRYRLLTRVGSGAYGVVYRARDLETRGEVAVKVLRKEAARDEELSRRFEREALAMARLRGTAAVYVHALVRDPNGEVSIVMEMLQGQNLESFLHEAESRGGRLKKDKTLEILRPIARTLSQAHEKGILHRDLKPSNIFIVDAAAGGGVRLMDFGLAKVLGEVSLTAEGMVAGTPSYIAPEAWRGDPHALDHRIDVYSLAVLVFRCLSGQVPHPTPSLLELCQWAQNGERPSLKALRKSLPAAIDSWVDKALAADPQDRFQSVAAMWAALETLLAPPPTAPY; translated from the coding sequence ATGGTTCGATCCCCCGGCGACGTCATCGGCAATCGCTACCGGCTCCTGACCCGAGTCGGCTCCGGGGCCTATGGCGTGGTGTACCGGGCTCGCGACCTCGAGACCCGCGGCGAGGTGGCGGTCAAGGTGTTGCGCAAGGAGGCGGCCCGGGACGAAGAGCTGTCGCGGCGCTTCGAGCGAGAAGCCTTGGCCATGGCTCGTCTGCGCGGCACCGCCGCGGTCTACGTCCACGCGCTGGTGCGTGATCCGAACGGCGAGGTGAGCATCGTGATGGAGATGCTCCAGGGTCAGAACCTGGAGAGCTTCCTGCACGAAGCCGAGAGCCGTGGCGGACGGCTGAAGAAGGACAAGACGCTCGAAATCCTGCGGCCCATCGCTCGCACCCTGAGCCAAGCGCACGAAAAGGGCATCCTTCACCGCGACCTGAAGCCGAGCAACATCTTCATCGTGGACGCCGCGGCGGGAGGTGGCGTGCGGCTGATGGACTTCGGGCTCGCCAAAGTGCTCGGCGAGGTGAGCCTGACGGCCGAAGGCATGGTCGCCGGCACCCCGAGCTACATCGCACCAGAAGCGTGGCGCGGCGACCCGCACGCGCTCGATCACCGTATCGACGTGTACTCCTTGGCCGTGCTCGTATTTCGCTGCCTCTCCGGGCAGGTCCCCCACCCCACGCCGAGCTTGCTGGAGCTGTGTCAGTGGGCGCAAAACGGCGAGCGACCGAGCCTCAAGGCGCTGCGCAAGAGCCTGCCCGCGGCGATCGATTCCTGGGTGGACAAGGCGTTGGCCGCAGATCCGCAGGATCGGTTTCAGAGCGTGGCCGCAATGTGGGCCGCCCTGGAGACATTGCTCGCGCCGCCTCCGACGGCGCCCTACTGA
- the arsS gene encoding arsenosugar biosynthesis radical SAM protein ArsS (Some members of this family are selenoproteins.) translates to MPTLASRGEPLASAREQLGTLHRLPLATGFETELEGAKLWPLRPTRLEILQLNVGKLCNQTCRHCHVDAGPDRREVMSRETMELCLSALERADIPTVDITGGAPELNPNFRWLVEQCRARDRHVIDRCNLTVLETGAHRDLPEFLADNRVELVCSLPHYRKLGTDRQRGSGVYDKSISALRRLNALGYGDGKSGLRLVLVTNPVGALLPQCQASLEAEWKRELERQHGVQFDALYGLTNMPISRFLEWLRDSGNLEEYMARLAAAFNPAAAAGVMCRNTLSVGWDGTLFDCDFNQMLELPVAEATSRHIRNFDPERLRERDIVVDRHCFGCTAGAGSSCGGSLA, encoded by the coding sequence TTGCCCACCCTCGCCTCTCGCGGGGAGCCCCTGGCGTCTGCCCGAGAGCAGCTGGGCACCCTGCACCGCTTGCCCCTCGCCACGGGGTTCGAGACCGAGCTCGAAGGGGCGAAGCTCTGGCCCCTGCGCCCCACACGCCTCGAGATCCTGCAGCTCAATGTGGGCAAGCTCTGCAACCAGACCTGCCGCCACTGCCATGTGGATGCGGGACCGGACCGGCGCGAGGTGATGAGCCGGGAGACGATGGAGCTCTGTCTCTCGGCGCTCGAGCGCGCCGACATCCCCACCGTGGACATTACCGGTGGCGCGCCGGAGCTGAATCCGAACTTTCGCTGGCTGGTGGAGCAGTGTCGAGCGCGCGATCGCCACGTGATCGACCGCTGCAATCTGACCGTCTTGGAGACCGGCGCCCATCGAGACTTACCGGAGTTCTTGGCGGACAACCGCGTGGAGCTGGTGTGCAGTCTGCCGCACTACCGAAAGCTCGGAACCGATCGGCAGCGCGGCAGCGGCGTGTACGACAAGTCCATCAGCGCGCTTCGGCGCCTGAACGCGCTCGGCTACGGCGACGGCAAGTCCGGCCTTCGCCTGGTGCTGGTGACGAACCCCGTGGGCGCACTCTTGCCGCAGTGCCAGGCTTCCCTCGAAGCGGAATGGAAGCGCGAGCTCGAGCGACAGCACGGCGTGCAGTTCGACGCGCTGTACGGCCTCACCAACATGCCCATCAGTCGATTTCTGGAGTGGCTCCGAGACTCTGGGAATCTCGAGGAGTACATGGCGCGATTGGCCGCTGCCTTCAATCCGGCGGCGGCGGCGGGCGTGATGTGCCGCAACACGCTGAGCGTGGGCTGGGACGGCACGCTGTTCGACTGCGACTTCAACCAGATGCTCGAGCTCCCCGTGGCAGAAGCAACGTCGCGTCACATTCGCAATTTCGATCCCGAGCGGCTCCGAGAGCGCGACATCGTCGTGGATCGGCACTGTTTCGGCTGTACTGCGGGAGCCGGGTCGAGCTGCGGCGGTAGCCTCGCCTGA
- a CDS encoding carboxymuconolactone decarboxylase family protein — MSQHYYDAHDLPRFAEIGDNAPELAKKFFAWYGAVFAEGALTSREKALIALAVAHAVQCPYCIDAYTRDALEKGSDMDQMTEAVHVAAAIRGGASLVHGLQMKNQADKLGM, encoded by the coding sequence ATGAGTCAGCACTACTACGACGCCCACGACCTGCCCCGCTTTGCCGAAATCGGCGACAACGCCCCGGAGCTGGCGAAGAAGTTCTTCGCTTGGTACGGCGCGGTGTTCGCGGAAGGCGCCCTGACCTCCCGGGAAAAAGCGCTGATCGCGCTCGCGGTGGCGCACGCGGTGCAGTGCCCCTACTGCATCGACGCCTATACTCGGGACGCGTTGGAGAAGGGCTCGGACATGGACCAGATGACGGAGGCGGTGCATGTCGCAGCCGCAATCCGCGGTGGAGCTTCCCTGGTGCACGGGCTTCAGATGAAGAATCAGGCCGACAAGCTCGGGATGTGA
- a CDS encoding TM2 domain-containing protein, with amino-acid sequence MMPMLARRAMAGGYPPGSGFQPPGYAPPGSPQGWGGGAGAPGSPGAPGSPGSPGSPGGFGAPGGPPAYHPPAYGAPFGSPAYGVANGPQPGAPYGIDPVTGVPFSDKQKIIGFALQFFLGAFGAGRFYTGHVGIAVAQIIVTWVTCGIGAIWPTIDGVLMLVGRVTDADGRPLRD; translated from the coding sequence ATGATGCCGATGCTCGCGAGGCGTGCGATGGCAGGCGGATATCCCCCCGGTTCAGGCTTTCAACCTCCTGGCTACGCGCCCCCCGGCTCGCCACAAGGGTGGGGTGGAGGCGCGGGCGCTCCCGGCAGTCCGGGCGCTCCCGGCAGTCCGGGCAGTCCCGGCAGTCCGGGTGGCTTTGGCGCTCCCGGCGGTCCGCCGGCCTATCATCCACCCGCCTATGGTGCTCCGTTCGGTTCGCCTGCCTATGGCGTGGCCAATGGCCCCCAACCCGGCGCGCCCTACGGTATCGACCCCGTGACGGGCGTGCCGTTCTCGGACAAGCAGAAGATCATCGGCTTCGCGTTGCAGTTCTTCCTGGGCGCGTTCGGAGCCGGACGTTTCTACACCGGCCATGTCGGTATCGCCGTCGCGCAGATCATCGTCACCTGGGTGACGTGCGGGATCGGCGCCATCTGGCCCACCATCGACGGCGTCCTCATGCTCGTCGGCCGGGTCACGGACGCCGACGGCCGCCCCCTGCGCGACTGA
- a CDS encoding transposase, with protein MISLRSQRSFRVIEKAFRAWQERKGFRLLHFSVMGNHVHLVVEAKSASTLARAAQGISIRIAKGLNAIMGSRGSVFAGRYFNRVLTTTRQVRTLLAYVLNNARHHELVENVADDWVDEFSSAHAFDGWTKPVRTNAQAPPPVVEGESWLMKRWRDSGGSIAPDFVPGRGDVVDHPAAA; from the coding sequence GTGATATCACTCCGTTCGCAACGTTCCTTCCGCGTGATCGAGAAGGCGTTTCGAGCGTGGCAGGAGCGGAAAGGGTTTCGGTTGCTGCACTTTTCCGTGATGGGGAATCATGTGCACTTGGTGGTGGAGGCCAAGAGCGCCTCCACCCTCGCTCGCGCCGCCCAGGGCATCAGCATTCGCATTGCAAAGGGCTTGAACGCGATCATGGGCAGCCGCGGTAGCGTGTTCGCCGGGCGATACTTCAATCGCGTCCTCACGACGACCCGGCAGGTCCGAACGTTGTTGGCGTACGTGCTCAACAACGCCCGCCACCACGAGCTCGTCGAGAACGTTGCTGACGACTGGGTCGACGAGTTCTCCAGCGCGCACGCCTTTGACGGGTGGACCAAGCCAGTCCGGACGAACGCGCAAGCTCCGCCGCCCGTGGTCGAAGGTGAGAGCTGGCTCATGAAGCGATGGCGGGACTCCGGTGGCTCCATCGCTCCGGACTTCGTCCCCGGCCGCGGAGACGTCGTCGATCACCCCGCCGCAGCATGA
- a CDS encoding SUMF1/EgtB/PvdO family nonheme iron enzyme, protein MRDLRLGLLLVAAVTAGCEESAAAPRPVASAKPVAAPVVSAKPPAPPCPADMAHVASFCIDRYEAHLTRVDGAEHSPYERPKAGERYVAVSRAGVVPQGYVSREEAEAACAGAGKRLCRAVEWYRACSGAGGDAYPYGPKLEKGKCNVGKPHLLTKVFGHVFFTKLAHYNNPRVNQEPGFLAKTGEYSECVTDSGVFDMVGNLHEWVADDVSAKLIKEVPFEKGDQWFGKRGMGVFMGGYFSSHAEHGHGCRYATATHAPEYHDYSTGFRCCK, encoded by the coding sequence TTGCGCGATCTGCGACTGGGACTACTGCTCGTGGCGGCCGTCACGGCGGGGTGCGAAGAGAGCGCCGCCGCACCACGTCCCGTGGCGAGCGCGAAGCCCGTCGCGGCGCCCGTGGTCTCGGCAAAGCCCCCGGCGCCGCCGTGTCCGGCGGACATGGCCCACGTCGCGTCCTTCTGCATCGATCGCTACGAGGCGCACTTGACCCGCGTCGACGGCGCGGAGCATTCGCCCTACGAGCGCCCGAAGGCGGGGGAACGCTACGTCGCGGTGAGCCGCGCCGGCGTGGTGCCGCAGGGCTACGTCAGTCGTGAAGAAGCCGAGGCCGCCTGCGCGGGCGCCGGCAAGCGGCTGTGTCGCGCCGTCGAGTGGTACCGCGCCTGCTCCGGCGCGGGCGGCGACGCGTACCCCTACGGCCCGAAGCTCGAGAAGGGAAAGTGCAACGTGGGCAAGCCCCACCTGCTCACGAAGGTGTTCGGCCACGTCTTTTTCACCAAGCTCGCGCACTACAACAACCCTCGCGTCAATCAAGAGCCCGGCTTTCTGGCGAAGACCGGCGAGTACTCCGAGTGCGTCACGGACAGCGGCGTGTTCGACATGGTCGGCAATCTGCACGAGTGGGTGGCGGACGACGTGAGCGCCAAGCTGATCAAAGAGGTGCCCTTCGAGAAGGGCGACCAGTGGTTCGGCAAACGCGGCATGGGCGTGTTCATGGGCGGCTACTTCAGCTCCCACGCCGAGCACGGCCACGGCTGCCGCTACGCCACGGCCACCCACGCGCCGGAGTACCACGACTACTCGACGGGATTTCGCTGCTGCAAGTGA
- a CDS encoding TetR/AcrR family transcriptional regulator, producing MSTVRKASPSRRAQNKLDKRERIRKAAFELFVKHGFDATTTKAVARRAKIASGTLFLYAKDKRDLLFLVFGERLRSTVDAQMATLPRQAALLDQLMHVFGGLFRMYGEQPELSAAFVKHLPGAQGPNADSVNGLTLSFLHQVSMLVQSAQTRGEVDAEVPPMVAAGNIFSLYFGALMTWLSGFATLEAALEPGLRDALSLQIRGLSPR from the coding sequence GTGAGTACAGTCAGAAAAGCCTCCCCGAGCCGCCGGGCCCAGAACAAGCTCGACAAGCGCGAACGCATTCGCAAAGCGGCCTTCGAGCTGTTCGTGAAGCACGGCTTCGACGCCACCACCACCAAGGCCGTCGCTAGGCGGGCCAAGATCGCGTCCGGCACGCTCTTCCTGTACGCGAAGGACAAGCGCGATCTGTTGTTCCTCGTGTTTGGCGAGCGGCTGCGCAGCACGGTGGATGCCCAGATGGCGACGCTGCCACGGCAAGCGGCGCTCTTGGATCAGCTGATGCACGTCTTCGGCGGCTTGTTTCGCATGTATGGCGAGCAGCCGGAGCTGTCGGCGGCGTTCGTCAAGCACCTGCCCGGAGCGCAAGGGCCCAACGCGGATTCGGTGAACGGCTTGACGCTCTCGTTCCTGCATCAGGTGTCGATGCTGGTGCAGAGCGCCCAGACGCGGGGCGAGGTGGACGCCGAGGTGCCTCCGATGGTCGCAGCGGGAAACATCTTCTCGCTCTACTTCGGCGCATTGATGACCTGGCTGTCGGGCTTCGCGACCCTGGAAGCGGCGCTCGAGCCGGGCCTTCGCGACGCGCTGTCGCTGCAGATCCGCGGACTGTCGCCGCGCTGA
- a CDS encoding CocE/NonD family hydrolase: MKRSRDADPSHGDYLRRRPRRARDYRRTSRYLVMRDGTKIAVDVCVPNGLGSERVPTILRQTRYFRRFQVHPALRRVLRADTLDPMNAPMRALMTSRGYAWVDVDARGSGASFGERPCPWWLDGEVADGAEIVEWITRQPWSNGRVGSTGVSYDGTTAEFLAITGHPAVRAIAPRFSLFDVYTDVAFPGGLHNAYFTEAWESANAALDRNAPGEMVALVYLLRLHGALDPALARALDRPLTANALSAFFTRALAGVAPVDDDVTSTLLRAALGSHGKNYNVHDGAVETRFRDDSPKNSPIPGQTSDLFSPHSYVDRIGSVAVLGYGGWYDGAYAGAAAKRHQALVARGKDSRLLIGPWVHGGQLDQDPDAPVRPAAFDHAAELLRFFDQYLEAPGRVAAELPRVRYYSMGEGRWRAAETWPPPGMRETSLHLSPGRELRRQGVRGGFDVSEMRLDVGAGKRSRWRTLLCPFLNADGAGRSPDGYLVYDSAPLERALTIAGSPLLALSLASSRPDTAVVVYLEDVDGRGRGRGISEGELRTLHRTNADGSATFLSRDALALAPMQRATHHVRLLPVAHRFAQGHRVRLVLGAADVDHFATPAGSEPARWSIGLSESVLRLPVM, from the coding sequence GTGAAGCGCTCCCGCGACGCGGACCCCAGCCACGGCGACTACCTGCGCCGCCGCCCGCGCCGCGCCCGCGACTATCGGCGAACGAGCCGCTATCTCGTGATGCGAGACGGAACCAAGATCGCCGTCGACGTGTGCGTGCCGAACGGCCTCGGCAGCGAGCGGGTGCCGACCATACTGCGACAGACGCGCTACTTCCGCCGCTTCCAGGTGCACCCCGCGCTGCGCCGCGTGCTCCGCGCGGACACCCTCGATCCGATGAACGCGCCTATGCGCGCGCTGATGACCTCCCGCGGCTATGCCTGGGTGGACGTCGACGCGCGCGGCTCGGGCGCCTCCTTCGGCGAGCGGCCCTGCCCGTGGTGGCTCGACGGGGAGGTGGCGGACGGCGCGGAGATCGTCGAGTGGATCACCCGGCAGCCGTGGTCCAACGGCCGGGTCGGCTCCACGGGCGTGTCCTACGACGGCACTACGGCGGAGTTCTTGGCCATCACGGGGCACCCGGCGGTGCGCGCCATCGCGCCGCGGTTCTCGCTGTTCGACGTGTACACGGACGTCGCGTTTCCCGGCGGGCTACACAACGCGTACTTCACGGAAGCCTGGGAGAGCGCCAACGCCGCGCTGGATCGCAACGCGCCGGGGGAAATGGTGGCGCTCGTGTATCTGTTGCGACTCCACGGCGCGCTCGATCCCGCCCTCGCGCGGGCGTTGGATCGGCCGCTCACGGCGAACGCGCTGTCCGCGTTTTTCACGCGAGCCCTCGCGGGAGTCGCGCCGGTGGACGACGACGTGACCTCGACGCTGCTCCGCGCCGCCTTGGGCAGTCACGGGAAGAACTACAACGTCCACGACGGTGCAGTCGAAACGAGGTTCCGCGACGACTCGCCAAAGAATTCGCCCATCCCCGGTCAGACCTCGGATCTGTTCAGTCCCCACAGCTACGTGGATCGCATCGGCAGCGTGGCAGTGCTCGGCTACGGCGGCTGGTACGACGGCGCCTACGCCGGCGCCGCGGCGAAGCGACACCAGGCGCTCGTGGCGCGGGGCAAGGACAGCCGGCTCCTGATCGGACCTTGGGTGCACGGCGGGCAGCTGGACCAGGATCCGGATGCGCCGGTGCGGCCGGCGGCCTTCGATCACGCGGCGGAGCTCTTGCGCTTCTTCGATCAGTACCTGGAGGCGCCCGGCCGCGTGGCGGCGGAGCTGCCGCGGGTTCGCTACTACTCGATGGGCGAGGGACGCTGGCGCGCGGCGGAGACGTGGCCGCCACCGGGCATGCGCGAGACGAGCCTGCATCTTTCGCCGGGGCGTGAGCTCCGGCGACAAGGCGTGCGCGGCGGCTTCGACGTGAGCGAGATGCGCCTGGACGTGGGCGCCGGCAAGCGCAGCCGCTGGCGCACGCTCTTGTGTCCGTTCTTGAACGCCGACGGCGCGGGACGATCACCGGACGGCTACCTGGTGTACGACAGCGCGCCGCTCGAGCGCGCGCTCACCATTGCCGGCAGCCCGCTGCTGGCGCTGTCGCTGGCGTCGAGCCGGCCGGACACGGCGGTCGTCGTGTACCTGGAGGACGTGGACGGTCGTGGGCGCGGTCGCGGCATCAGCGAGGGGGAGCTCCGCACGCTGCATCGCACGAACGCCGATGGCAGCGCGACGTTCCTTTCGCGGGACGCCCTCGCGCTCGCTCCCATGCAGCGTGCGACGCATCACGTTCGCCTGCTACCCGTGGCGCATCGCTTCGCCCAGGGGCACCGCGTGCGCTTGGTGCTCGGCGCCGCGGACGTGGATCACTTCGCGACGCCAGCCGGAAGCGAGCCGGCGCGCTGGAGCATTGGGCTTTCGGAGTCGGTGCTGCGGTTGCCGGTGATGTAA